DNA sequence from the Cronobacter turicensis z3032 genome:
CGAGACCATCTCCGGCTTATTAAGCACGCGCGACACCGTCTGGTGCGACACCCCGGCTTTCTGCGCCACGTCATCCAGCGTGCTGAGTCGTTTTTTCATCGCCATTCCTCTGCCTCTTGTCGCCGCAATGATCGGTGATGGCGCACGATAAAGTCAATTTATGGCGCGTAATGTCATGCGCTAACATCATGGCTGTGACGCAGATCGCAATTCACGATCCTGCGTGCGTCGCGATGTGATCCAGGATCGCATTATGCAACGCCGCCATTCGCGATCTGTCCGGTTTCCCGCCATGCTGATTCTTTATGTTAGCGCACGACATTTTTTGATTTCCAGGGAACCATCATGACAGAAAACCCCACCACGACCGCTTTTAACGAACTCCAGACGCGCCCGCTGGCGACGATCCTTGCCCGCAATGACTGGCAAAACCCGGCGATCACCAGCGTTAACCGTCTGCCGTCCCATACGCCGCTGCATGGCTGGCGCGACGCCGACCAGGCGCGTCGGGGAGAGCCGTCCGATGCCGTGCTGTCGCTCGACGGCGAATGGCAGTTCAGCTTTTTCACCAGCCCTCACCAGGTGCCGGAAGTCTGGCTGGCGGCCGATCTCAGCGACGCGCGCGCCACGCCGGTGCCGTCAAACTGGCAGATGGAAGGCTACGACACGCCGATCTACACCAACGTGCGCTACCCGATCCCGGTGAATCCGCCGTTTGTGCCGGATGACAACCCGACCGGCTGCTATTCGCGCGATATCGAGGTGCCGCAGGCGTGGCTGGAGGCGGGCCGCACGCGCATTGTCTTCGGCGGCGTGAATTCGGCGTTTTATCTCTGGTGTAACGGGCAGTGGGTGGGGTACTCGCAGGACAGTCGCCTGCCGGCGGAGTTCGATCTTACCGGCGTGCTGCACGCGGGCCGCAACCGCCTGTGCGTGCTGGTGCTGCGCTGGTCGGACGGCACTTATCTGGAAGATCAGGATATGTGGCGCATGAGCGGCATTTTCCGCCCGGTCAGCCTGCTGCATCTCCCGGAACAGGCGCTGGCCGATGTGCGCGTGCATACCGAACTTGCGCCGTCGCTGCGCCACGCCACGCTGTTCAGCGAGGTGGAAGTGACGCCCGCCGCGCGCGGGCTCAGCGTCAGTCTCGCGCTGTGGCGCGGTGATAACGAAATCGCGAGCCAGACGCTGCCGCTTGGCTCGGCCCCGATTGATGAGCGCGGCAACTACGCCGAGCGCGTAACGCTCTCGCTCGACGTTGACAACCCGCTGCTGTGGAGCGCCGAAGCGCCGCACCTGTACCGCGCGGTGGTGACGCTGCTGGACGCCGACGGCATACCGCTGGTCTCTGAGGCGCACGACGTCGGTTTTCGTCGCGTGGAAATCCACAACGGCCTGCTGACGCTCAACGGCCAGCCGCTGCTGATCCGCGGCGTTAACCGTCATGAGCACCACCCGGAAAAAGGCCAGGCGGTGGACGAGGCGGCGATGGTGCAGGATATCCTGCTGATGAAGCAGAACAACTTTAACGCCGTGCGCTGTTCCCATTACCCCAACCAGCCGCGCTGGTATGAGCTGTGCAGCCGCTACGGGCTGTACGTGGTGGATGAAGCCAATATTGAAACCCACGGCATGGAGCCGATGAGCCGTCTCTCGGACGATCCGGTGTGGCTGGGCGCCTACAGCGAGCGCGTTACCCGGATGGTGAAATGCAACCGTAACCACCCGAGCATTATTATCTGGTCGCTCGGCAATGAGTCAGGCAACGGCGCGACCCATACCGCGCTTTATAACTGGATCAAGCATCAGGACCCGACGCGTCCGGTGCAGTATGAAGGCGGCGGGGCGGATACCCGCGCGACCGACATCATCTGCCCGATGTACGCCCGCGTGGAGACCGACCAGCTTATTCCTGCGGTGCCGAAGTGGTCGATCAAAAAGTGGATTGCTATGCCTGGCGAAACCCGCCCGCTGATCCTCTGCGAATACGCGCACGCGATGGGCAACAGCCTGGGGAATTTCGCCGACTACTGGGCCGCGTTCCGCCAGTACCCGCGCCTTCAGGGCGGCTTTATCTGGGACTGGGCTGACCAGGCCATCACGCGCGTCGAGCCTGACGGCAACCGCTGGTGGGCCTACGGCGGCGATTTCGGCGACATGCCGAACGATCGTCAGTTCTGCATGAACGGGCTGGTCTTCCCGGACCGCACGCCGCACCCGGCGCTCTTTGAGGCGAAGCATCAGCAGCAGTTCTTCCAGTTCCGTCTGGTGGGCGAAAGCCCGCTGCAAATCGAGGTGACCAGCGAATACCTGTTCCGCGAGAGCGACAACGAGCGCCTGCTGTGGAGCATCGAGGTGCGCGGCGAGACGCGCCTGAGCGGGGAGCTGACGCTCTCCCTCGGCCCGCAGGCGTCCCGCGTGCTGACGCTCAGCGACACGGGCTTTAGCGCCCGCGCGGGCGACGAGGAAATCTGGCTGCATGTGCGCGTTGAACAGCCGCAGGCGACGCCGTGGTCGCCGGAAGGGCATCTCAGCGCCTGGGCGCAGTGGCCGCTCGCCGCGCCGCTCGCGCTGCCGGAGCCGGTTGCCGCAGGCGACGCGCCGCAGCTTGATATCACCGATGCGGAATTTGTCATTCGCCACGGCCGTCAGACCTGGCGCGTGAGCCGCGGCAGCGGCCAGCTGACGCAGTGGAGCGACGACGGCGTGGATCAGATGCTGACGCCGCTTGCCGATCAGTTCATCCGCGCGCCTATCGATAACGATATCGGCGTCAGCGAAGTGGAACGCATCGATCCGAACGCCTGGGTAGAGCGCTGGAAAGCCGCCGGGCTGTATGAGACCGAACACCGCTGCCTGGTCTGTGACGCGCAGACCACCCGCGACGGCGTGGAGGTGCGCGCGCAGCATGCGTACTTCGTAAAAGGCGTGGCGGACGGCCCGGCCATTCTCAGCTACTGGCGTATGGTGGTGGATAACCAGGGCGCGCTGCACTGCGATATTGACGTCGCGCGCAGCCCGGCGCTGCCGCCGCTGCCGCGCGCAGGCGTGGTCTGTCAGTTACGCGGCGGCGAAGAGACGGCAAGCTGGCTCGGCCTCGGACCGCATGAGAACTACCCGGATCGCCTGAGCAGCGCGTGCTTCTCGCGCTGGACGCTGCCGCTCGCGGAACTTACCACGCCGTATATTTTCCCGGGCGAAAACGGCCTGCGCTGCAACACGCGTGAGCTGACCTGGAATGGCTGGCAGGCCGAGGGCGAGTTTCATTTCTCGTTAAGCCCTTACGGCACGCGCCAGCTAATGGAAACCAGCCACTGGCATAAATTGCAGCCGGAAGCGGGTATCTGGCTGACGATTGACGGCTTCCATATGGGCGTCGGCGGCGATGACTCCTGGACGCCGAGCGTGCATCCGGAATATCTGCTGACCGCGCGGGAATACCGCTACCGCTTTACCCTGCGCAGACGGCAAGGCTGACAGGGCGCGACCGCCGGGGCGCGCCCCGGCGTTAACAACAAAAACAACCTCCACACAGAAGGTGAAAGATGAATAAGCCTGCCCTGACCCCGGTTGAAAAACAGAACTTCATATTCTTTTTGCTGTTCTTCTTTTTCTACTACTTCATTATGTCGGCCTACTTTCCGTTCTTCCCGGTGTGGCTGGCGGATGTCGCGCATCTCAGTAAAACGGATACCGGGATTGTGTTCTCGTGTATCTCGCTGTTCGCGATTATCTTCCAGCCGGTGTTTGGCCTGGTCTCCGACAAGCTCGGGCTGCGCAAACATCTGCTATGGACGATAACCGGTCTGCTGGTACTGTTCGCGCCGTTCTTTATCTTTGTGCTCAAGCCGCTGCTGGCCTTTAACATCTGGGTCGGGGCGCTGGTCGGCGGCTGCTATCTGGGGATTGTCTTCTCAAGCGGCTCCGGCGCGGTGGAGGCGTACATTGAGCGCGTCAGCCGCGCCAATAACTTTGAATATGGCAAAGTGCGCGTCTCCGGCTGCGTGGGCTGGGCGCTGTGCGCCTCGATGACCGGCATGCTGTTTGGCGTGAACCCCAATATTATCTTCTGGGTGGCGTCGGCGTGCGCGCTGATCCTGGCGGGCGTCCTGTGGTTCTCGCGTCCGGCGGGGGAGAGCGGCAACCTGATCTCCGGCACGAAGGAGACCAGCCAGGCGTTCTCGATGAAGCTCGTCAGCGAGCTGTTCAGAATGCGCAGCTTCTGGGCATTTATCATCTACGTGGTGGGCGTGGCGAGCGTGTATGACGTCTTTGACCAGCAGTTCGCCAACTTCTTTAAAGGCTTTTTCTCAAGCCCCGAGCGCGGCACCCAGATTTTCGGCTTCGTCACCACTGGCGGGGAGCTGCTCAACGCCACCGTGATGTTCTTCACGCCGTTTATCATCAACCGCATCGGCAGCAAAAATGCGCTGCTTATCGCGGGCGCGATCATGTCGGTGCGCATTATCGGCTCGTCGTTCGCTACCGCCGACTGGCAGGTGATCATCCTCAAAACGCTGCATATGTTTGAGCTGCCGTTCCTGCTGGTGGGCACGTTTAAATACATTTCCGCGGTCTTTGATCCGCGCCTTTCCGCCACGCTGTTTCTGGTGGGCTTTAACCTCTCCAAACAGCTCTCAGGCGTGGTGCTCTCCACCTGGGCGGGCCGGATGTATGACACCGTAGGCTTCCAGCAGACCTATCTGGTGCTTGGGCTTATCACGCTTGGCTTTACCGTGATTTCCTTCTTCACGCTGCAGGGCCGCCCGCGCCCGGCGCTTGAAAAATCCCCCGATTCTTCACTGGCCTGACGGCGACACCGTTCACGGGGGAGCGCGTCTCCCCCATATTCCGCCTGATGAATAAATTGCATGGCATTGATGCGACAAATCTGTCCATTTAAGGAAGAGTGACGGGCCGCTTTCTTATACACTATGTGCCGCTATGGTAATCCGCCCGTTCCGACGCGGCCTCCAGAAAGCCAATGGTGAGGCTTCTGCCGCGCAAAAAAGAGTGAGACAGATGGAAATCAAACACAAAAAAAACCGTTCGCTTTACATTCCCTACGCCGGCCCCGTTCTGCTGGAGTTCCCGCTGCTGAATAAAGGCAGCGCCTTCAGTATGGAGGAGCGCAGCAACTTCAACCTGCTGGGGCTGTTGCCGGAAGTGGTGGAAACCATTGAGGAGCAGGCGGAGCGCGCATGGCGACAGTTTGAAGATTTCAAAACGGATATTGATAAACACATTTATCTGCGCAACATCCAGGACACCAACGAAACCCTGTTCTATCGCCTGCTGGAAAACCATCTTGAAGTGATGATGCCCATCATCTACACCCCGACGGTGGGCTCGGCCTGCGAACGGTTTTCCGAGATCTACCGCCGCGCCCGCGGAGTGTTCATCTCCTGGCCGAACCGCCACAACATGGATGACATCCTGCAGAACGTGCCTATCCATAACATCAAAGTGATCGTGGTGACCGACGGCGAGCGTATTCTCGGCCTCGGCGACCAGGGCATCGGCGGCATGGGCATTCCTATCGGCAAGCTGTCGCTCTACACCGCCTGCGGCGGTATCAGCCCGGCGTATACGCTGCCTATTGTGCTCGATGCCGGCACCAACAACCAGCAACTGCTGAACGACCCGCTCTACATGGGCTGGCGTCACCCGCGCATCACCGACGACGAGTACTACGCGTTCGTCGATGACTTCATCCAGGCGGTAAAACAGCGCTGGCCGAACGTGCTGTTGCAGTTTGAAGATTTCGCGCAGAAAAACGCGATGCCGTTGCTTGAGCGTTATCGCGACGAGATCTGCTGCTTTAACGATGATATTCAGGGCACCGCGGCGGTGACGCTCGGCACGCTGATTGCCGCGAGCCGCGCGGCGGGCAGCCAGCTCAGCGAGCAGAAAATCGTCTTCCTGGGCGCAGGCTCCGCCGGGTGCGGCATCGCCGAGCAGATCATCGCCTGGATGCGCACCGAAGGCGGCTTAAGCGACGAGCAGGCGCGCGCCCGCGTCTATATGGTCGACCGTTTCGGCCTGCTGACCGACAACATGCCGAACCTGCTGTCGTTCCAGTCGAAGCTGGTGCAAAAACGCGACAGCCTTCAGGGCTGGGATACGCAGAGCGATTCGATCTCACTGCTGGATGTGGTACGCAACGCCAAACCGGACATTCTCATCGGGGTGTCCGGCCAGACTGGCCTTTTCACCGAAGAGATCATCCGCGAGATGCACAAGCACTGCGCGCGCCCGATTGTCATGCCGCTCTCTAACCCGACCTCGCGCGTTGAGGCGACGCCGCACGACATCCTGAACTGGACCGACGGCGCGGCGCTGGTGGCGACGGGCAGCCCGTTCCAGCCGGTGACGGTGAAAGAGAAAACCTACCCGATTGCGCAGTGTAACAACGCCTATATCTTCCCTGGCATCGGGCTTGGGATTATTTCGTCCGGCGCGCTGCGCGTAACCGATGAAATGATGATGGCGGCGAGTGAAGCGCTGGCCTCGCATTCGCCGCTGGTCAATACCGGCAGCGGGCTGGTGCTGCCGCCGCTGACTGACATTCAGGCGGTGTCGAAGGATATCGCGTTTGCGGTAGGCAAAATGGCGCAGCAGCAGGGTGTGGCGGTGAAAACCTCCGCCGAGGCGCTGTTACAGGCCATTGAAGATAACTTCTGGCTGCCGGAATACCGCAGCTACCGCCGCACCTCTATCTGATGCGGCTTTACGCTGGCGCGCCTGCGCCAGCGTCTCTTCCCGCCGTTTGTTTTAGCCGCCCCAGCGCGCCCACAGCGTTCTGCCCGCCACGGTCGTTATCAGCGAACAGATAACCGACACCACCGCCAGCTCAATAAAATAGGCGTTAAAATCATCAAGGAAAGGCACCACGTTCACCATGGCAGCGACGTCGCGTAGCTCGCGGGTGTGCAGCAGCGCGAACAGCATATGCGGGATATTCAGGAAGAAAAAAATAAACAGCAGACAAAAGATAATGGATTCAATGGTGTTGGCAGGGGTGACTCTCATTGACGCGCCCGGTTCTCAATAAAGGACAACCCCGACGACGCCTGTCGCCGCGGGGTCTGGCCTCGCATCATACCTGAAACCGCGCCCCGACCACAGGTGATTTTATCGCCGGTTTTCGGCCGCGCTGAGCCCTCAGGCCACGTGCTCTTGCACGCGTGCGATGCTGTTGACTATCTCGCGCTCAATATCCGCTTCGCGCCATGACGCCATGGATGAAGAGAACGGCTCGAACGCGTAAATGCCCTGATAGCCGCGCGCCTCCAGCGCCTTAATCTGCGCTACCGTCTTCAGCCTGTCGTCCGGCATCAGCATCAGGCGCTGATCGTCGGTCAGCGTCTCAAGCGGGCGCGGATCGTTAACGCCTGAGAGGTGCACCAGCCCTATCATCGACACATCCACCTGTGAAAGCGCCTGCGCCGCCTGCGGGTAGAGCGCATGGTGAAAGGTGTCGATCAGCAGCTTAAACGGCACGCTGGCGTCGCGGATTAACGTCTGCGCTTCGGCCGCCGAACGCAGCGAGCTTTGCGGAAAACCGAGCGGCTCCACCAGTCCGTCAATACCGTATTCCGCGAACCGTGGGGCGAGATCCTGTAACGCCGCCAGGGTTTCCGCCGGCCCGACAGGCGTGCCGTCGTTTAATGGACAGAGCACCAGCCCCGCCGCGCCCACCGCCTGCGCATCTTTCAGCAGTGACTCGGTCAGCTCGCGTACCGCGGGCGTGCGCTGGTTAAACGGGTAGACGGCGTTAATGGTGACAATCTCAATCTCATAGCGCGCCGCCAGTTCGCGCACCTGCTCAGGGCTCAGATCGTCGGTGACCTTGCCGCTGGCCATATCGTTACGCAGCTCGACCTTATTCAGCCCAAGCCGGTTCACCAGTTTAAAAAACGCCGGGATATCCAGCGCCGGGGCAATTTTGCGGTTAACGCAGAAACGGTGCAGTGCAATGGTCATCGTACTCTCCTGAAAGCAACAGAATGAAAGACTGGCCTGCCTGTAATCAAAACATTTATTTCATATTTCGCAATATTTGAAATTCTGCTTCTTTGATCGGCTTCGCAAAAAAGAAGGAGTAGAGGCCGGTTTTGCTTTGCGGCAGCCGCTTATCCCGCTAATTTTCAGGGGATAATGGTATGTGATGGTCAGGCCAGGGATGCAATGCCGTAGAAAATGCGACTATGGTCACCAAAAGTAAATTTCATTTATATTTTTATTGAAATATTCATTTCATTTAGCCAGGATAAGGACAGACGTTTTTACGCGAGCCCCTACGGCTCCCGCATTGACCCCCTCCAGACGACGAGGCTAAGCATGAATATCACAGGAAACTTTATCGGCGGAAAAACCTGCAACAGCAGCAGCGGCCAGACGGTGCCGGTCTTCGATCCGGCGACGGGCAAACCGGTGCGCGAGCTCACGCAATCCACGGCCCAGGAGGTCTCGGCGGCGATTCAGGTCGCTCATGAGGCGTTTACCGGCTGGGCCAATACCACGCCGCTGCGCCGCGCCAGGGTGCTGTTTCATTTCAAAATGCTGCTTGAGAAACATGCCGACGAGCTGGCGGCGATTATCGTCAGCGAACACGGCAAGGTCTGGTCAGACGCCATGGGCGAGCTGACGCGCGGCATGGAAGTGGTGGAGTTCGCCTGTGGCATTCCGCACCTGATTAAAGGGGAATACTCCTCCGATGTCGGCACCCGCGTCGACAGCTACTCGCTGATGCAGCCGCTCGGCGTGGTGGCGGGGATCACGCCGTTTAACTTCCCGGCGATGGTGCCGATGTGGATGTTCCCGATAGCGCTCGCCTGCGGCAACAGCTTTGTGCTGAAACCGCCTGCGCTGGCGCCGACCGCCGCGGTGCGTCTCGCTGAGCTGCTGTCAGAAGCCGGGCTGCCGGACGGCGTGTTCAACGTGGTGCATTGCAGTAATGAGGATGCCGAACAGCTCTACACCGATCCGCGTATCGCGGCGGTCAGCTTTGTCGGCTCGTCCGGCGTGGCGGAGCATATCTACAAAACCGCCAGCGCTTACGGTAAACGCGTGCAGGCGTTCGGCGCGGCGAAAAACCACGCCATCGTCATGCCGGATGCCGATCTCGACGCCACAGTGAACGCTATCATGGGCGGCGCGTTTGGTTCGGCAGGCGAGCGCTGCATGGCGCTGCCGATTGTGGTCGCGGTGGGCGACGAAACGGCGGATAAACTGATTGCGCGCTTAACGCCGCTGGTGGAAGCGCTGAAAGTCGGGCCGGGCTGTATGCGCGGGCCGGAAGAGAATGAAATGGGACCGGTGGTTTCCGACGCTCACCAGAAAAAAGTGCTGGGCTATATTGAAAAGGGCGTCAGCGAAGGCGCGAAACTGGTGGTCGATGGCCGCACATTCCGCCTGCCGGGCTATGAAGCGGGTTACTACGTCGGCGGCACGCTGTTTGATAACGTGACGCCGGAAATGGTTATCTGGCGCGAAGAGATTTTCGGGCCGGTGCTCGGCATTGTTCGCGCGCCGGATTACGCGCGCGCGCTGGCGCTTATCAACAGCCATGAATTTGGCAACGGCAGCGCGATTTTCACCAGCAACGGGCATACGGCGCGTGAATTCGTGCATGACGTTCAGGCGGGGATGGTGGGCGTCAATGTGCCAGTGCCGGTGCCGATGGCGTTCCACAGTTTCGGCGGCTGGAAGCGTTCGGTCTTCGGCGCGTTGAATGTCCACGGGCCGGACGGCGTGCGGTTCTATACCCGCATGAAAACCGCCACGGTGCGCTGGCCGCAGGGGCAACAGACCGTCTCTGAATTCAGTATGCCGACGCTGGGTTAAGCTTTTCCAGGAGGAGCCATGTCGTTACTTGCAAAGGCGCAGCGCGACGCGCGCCATTTACAGCATATCACCCCGGAAAGCGCCGGCTGGCGCTATATCGGCTTCGATGTCTGGATGTTGAAACAGGGCGAAACGGTCACGCTTGAGAGCGGCGACCGGGAGCTGTGCCTGGTGCTGGTGGCGGGTTTTGCCTCGGTGAAAACACGCCACGCGGAGTTTCCGGGCCTCGGCGGGCGAATGTCGCCGTTTGAGCGCACGCCGCCGTGGTCGGTCTACGTGCCGCCGCAGGAGCGCGTCGAAGTGACCGCCGATTCCGATCTGGAGCTTGCCGTGTGCAGCGCGCCGGGCAAGGGCACGCTGCCTGCAAGGGTGATTACGCCTGAAGAGGTGGGCGTCGAGCATCGCGGTAAAGGGCGTAACCAGCGCCTGGTGCATAACATTCTGCCGGACAGCGGCGAGGCGGACTGTCTGCTGGTGGTGGAGGTCTATACCGACGAGGGCGCCACCAGCTCCTGGCCTGCGCACAAGCACGATACGCCGGTGCCAGGAAAAGAGACGCAGCTTGAAGAGACCTACTACCACCGTTTCGATCCGTCGCAGGGGTTCGCCTTCCAGCGGGTATACACCGACGACCGCAGCCTGGATGCCTGCATGGCGCCTTACAATCACGATGTGGTGATGGTGCCGCGCGGTTATCATCCGGTGGCGGCGGTCGCGGGCTATGACAGCTATTACCTGAACGTGATGGCCGGGCCGGATCGCAAATGGCTGTTTACCTGGGAAGAGGATCACGCCTGGATTAACAGCGACGACTATCCACGGCGTTAAGCCTGCATAAAAAAACGGCCCATTCGGGCCGTTTTTTATTGCGTTGGCGAGGCGTCAGGCCGTCTGCTGCGTGGTCTTGCTGTTGTTAAGCGCCAGCGAGACGGCGAGCGTCTGGGCGAGACAGAGCGAGGCCACCTGTGAGCGAAACCCATCCACCTGCGCTTCGCGCACCACAAAACAGACATCGCTGAAGGCGGCAAGCGGGCTCACCTGGCTGTCGGTTATCGCAATCTGGCGCGCTTTGCGCTGCGCGCCGAGCTCCACCAGTTCGACCACTTCGCGGGAGTACGGCGAGAAGCTCACCGCCACCACCACGTCTTTCGGCCCCACCAGACTTAACTGTTCGGTAAACATGCCGCCCAGCCCGTCTATCAGAAACGCTTTACGGTCGAGATGACGCAGCGCGTAAGTGAGATAGGACGCGACGCTGAACGACCGGCGCAGGCCAATCACGTAGATATTCTCCGCCTCGGCCAGCAGCCTGACGGCTTTCTCCAGATCTTCCGGCGCCATTTGCATCGCCAGTTGTTGCAGCGCCTGGGAGTTCACCATCGTAAACATGCTGAGGATTTCGCCCGGCGTTTCCGGCGCGCTGGTCTCTTCGCTGGCGGTCTGGCGGAACAGGCGCGCGCGTTCGGTATAATTGGCCGTTTCTTCCATCAGATGCTGTCTGAACATCTGTTTCATTTCATTGAAGCCGCTGAAACCAAACGCATTGGCGAAACGGATAAGCGTCGATGGCGGCACATCCGCCTGCTGGGCGATAGAGGCGACGGTATCGAACGCCACGCTGTTGCTGTTATCAAGAATGTAGCGCGCCACCTGTTTGAGTCGTTTGCTGAGATCGTCATACCGGCGACGAATTTCATCCTGAAGGATGGAGAGCTGGGTCGGATTATTTGCCATGTATCGTGCCTGATAAAAAAGGGGGAAAAAGGAAAGCTTGTGTCAGTGTATCAAATGAAGCGAAATTTTCATTTTCCCGGATGAAATACGCGATTCATTTCACGAAGCAGGAAAGCGCGGAGCGACGGGGCCGCTCCGCGGGAAGGTTAACGGCGCGCTTCGCGCCAGAAGCCGATAAGCGTCAGGTAATTGTTTTTCACTTCGCCGATAAGCGCCTCGTCGCTAAGCTCACCCTGCATCCAGCGGCGCGACGGCTGGCCGAAAATGGTGCGCCCGACCGCGAAGCCTTTAATGATAGGATGCGTCGCCGCTTCAGTGAAGCCTTCGCGCAACTGCTCCTGCGGCGCGTCGAGCCCGAGCAGCAGAATGCCGCGGCAGTATGGATCTTCCTTTTCAATCAGCGCGCTGATTTCCTGCCAGTGGCGGCTCGCCAGCGGCGGCAGCTTCCACCAGTCCGGCTTAATGCCGAGCTGATAAAAATGCGCCAGCATCGTGTGGTAATGCTCCCTGTCTTTATCCGGACCGTTTTCCGGCAGGATCACTTCCAGCAGCAGTTCATGGCCCGACTGCTGACAGGCGCGCCACACCTCCAGCAGCAGCGCGTCCTGCTGTTCGCGAAGCGCCGCCGGATCGTGCGGATGATAAAACACCAGACATTTCACCACATGCTCCAGCGGCCAGCTCGCGAGCTGCGAGCCGATATCGCCATGCTCAAGGCGCAGCGGACGCGAGCCGGGCAGTTCAATCGGGCGGCCAATCCACCAGTTCTGACCGGTGATGGCATTGAGCGCGCGCTGCCCGTAGGTGCTGTCCGCCAGAATACCGCTGCGGCCCGCGAGGCCCGCCTCCTGCGCCGCGTCTTTCGCCGCCTGTAGCAGCAGTTGTTTCAGCGCCGGAATGCGCGCTTCATCGCAGCCGGTTTCGCGGGCCAGATCGGCGAGCTGTTTGCGGTGATCGAAGGCGAAAATACACAGCTCCGGCCACGCCTGGCGACGGGAGGTGACGCGATGCAGATGGTTTAAGCGCGCGTCGAGATCCGGACGCGGCACCGCTTCGGCGCGGGCCAGGTAATCATCGAGTTCGGCGCGCGTCGGCATCGCCGGGGCGCAGCCGTGGCGGGAGACCACCAGCGCGCCGCAGGCGTTGGCGTAGCGACAGGCCTGCTCCCAGCCCTCGTCGTTCAGCCAGCCGCGCAGCAGCCCGGACATAAACGCATCGCCCGCGCCAAGCACGTTCAGCACCTCCACCCGCACGCCCTGATAAAGCGGGACGGTGTCCCAGCTGTCCGGCACCGCGCCTTCCAGCACCACGCAACCCATCGGCCCGCGCTTGCAGACCAGCGTGGCGCCGGTGGCGTGGCGGACGTTTTTCAGCGCGGTCAGCGTATCGGTACTGCCGCCCGCGATATGAAACTCCTCTTCGGTGCCCACCACCAGATCGAACAGATGCAGCACTTCCTGAAGCTGGCGCGTTACCGGCTCTGACTCCACATAAC
Encoded proteins:
- the iolB gene encoding 5-deoxy-glucuronate isomerase, coding for MSLLAKAQRDARHLQHITPESAGWRYIGFDVWMLKQGETVTLESGDRELCLVLVAGFASVKTRHAEFPGLGGRMSPFERTPPWSVYVPPQERVEVTADSDLELAVCSAPGKGTLPARVITPEEVGVEHRGKGRNQRLVHNILPDSGEADCLLVVEVYTDEGATSSWPAHKHDTPVPGKETQLEETYYHRFDPSQGFAFQRVYTDDRSLDACMAPYNHDVVMVPRGYHPVAAVAGYDSYYLNVMAGPDRKWLFTWEEDHAWINSDDYPRR